One Clostridium sp. CM027 genomic window carries:
- a CDS encoding DUF2383 domain-containing protein encodes MNSENIKNLNSILEGEYMAVNSFDDLIEHANDANTKSELQKIQQIHKQHTTQISTKIHDLGGNPSNGIGIQGVVAETISNIKHIGTTDTASYLKEAVQGEYMGIKFVNELLAGSDAPNNFELLNTIITEYQNNINSINNLINTSNDV; translated from the coding sequence ATGAATAGTGAAAACATTAAAAATTTGAATTCTATTCTGGAAGGCGAATACATGGCTGTTAACAGTTTTGATGACCTAATTGAGCATGCTAATGATGCTAATACCAAAAGTGAACTACAAAAAATACAACAAATTCATAAGCAACATACCACCCAAATTTCTACTAAAATACACGATCTTGGTGGTAATCCATCAAATGGTATAGGAATCCAAGGTGTCGTAGCAGAAACTATATCAAATATAAAACATATTGGCACTACTGATACTGCTAGTTATCTTAAAGAAGCAGTCCAAGGAGAATACATGGGAATAAAATTTGTTAATGAATTACTTGCTGGTAGTGATGCTCCTAACAACTTTGAACTATTAAACACTATCATAACCGAATATCAAAATAATATTAATTCAATAAATAATCTTATTAATACTTCAAACGATGTATAG
- a CDS encoding NifB/NifX family molybdenum-iron cluster-binding protein: MKIAIPSNGSMVNQHFGMSKSFVIATVEDKKIVNIEEISAVELAHQHQGLADLLTKHGATVVITGGIGGGAISGLQQNGLEVIKGASGEYKKVIEEYINGTLEDKNVVCNHHGEHHHQ; the protein is encoded by the coding sequence ATGAAAATAGCAATACCTAGTAATGGCAGTATGGTAAATCAACATTTTGGAATGAGCAAAAGTTTCGTAATTGCGACAGTAGAGGACAAAAAGATAGTAAACATTGAAGAAATATCTGCAGTAGAGCTTGCACATCAGCATCAAGGCTTGGCAGACCTACTTACAAAGCACGGAGCTACAGTAGTTATTACTGGAGGAATTGGTGGGGGAGCAATTAGCGGTCTACAGCAGAATGGCCTTGAAGTGATAAAAGGAGCATCTGGAGAATATAAAAAGGTTATTGAGGAATATATTAATGGAACGTTAGAAGATAAAAATGTAGTATGTAATCATCACGGTGAACATCATCACCAATAA
- a CDS encoding Mrp/NBP35 family ATP-binding protein yields the protein MADCKSCPSNGECDNKDTCSIENNPLNKVKNIIGVMSGKGGVGKSTISALIAHELNKKGYKVGLMDSDITGPSIPRLLGIKDVKPVMSEAGIIPVRTVEGIDVISMNFLVENEEDPVIWRGPAISGVVKQFWTDVIWGELDYLIIDMPPGTGDVALTVMQSIPITGIVMISTPQDLVSMIVGKAINMARKLNINILGLIENMSYIICPGCSEKIKIFESDNIDEFLNKNDLDLLGEIPMCREIVNISNKGEYNLNPELSEIAENIINKIINNIKK from the coding sequence ATGGCTGATTGTAAAAGTTGCCCATCAAATGGTGAGTGTGATAATAAAGATACATGTAGCATAGAAAACAATCCATTAAACAAAGTTAAAAACATTATCGGCGTCATGAGTGGTAAAGGCGGCGTGGGTAAATCAACAATATCTGCGCTTATTGCGCATGAACTTAATAAAAAAGGTTATAAGGTCGGTCTTATGGATTCGGATATTACAGGCCCAAGTATACCAAGGTTGTTAGGTATTAAAGATGTTAAACCTGTAATGAGTGAAGCGGGTATTATACCAGTTAGAACAGTTGAGGGTATTGATGTTATTTCAATGAACTTTCTTGTGGAGAATGAAGAGGATCCAGTTATTTGGAGGGGGCCCGCAATTTCTGGGGTTGTTAAGCAGTTTTGGACTGACGTTATATGGGGAGAGCTTGATTATTTAATTATAGATATGCCTCCTGGCACAGGAGATGTTGCTTTGACGGTAATGCAATCAATACCAATTACAGGTATAGTAATGATTTCAACGCCACAGGATTTAGTGTCTATGATTGTTGGGAAAGCAATCAATATGGCCCGTAAACTTAATATAAATATATTAGGATTAATAGAAAATATGAGTTATATTATTTGTCCAGGATGCAGTGAGAAAATAAAAATCTTTGAATCAGATAACATAGATGAATTCTTAAATAAAAATGACCTAGATTTGCTTGGTGAAATTCCGATGTGTAGAGAAATTGTTAATATTTCTAACAAGGGAGAATACAACCTAAATCCTGAATTATCAGAAATAGCTGAAAATATTATTAATAAAATTATTAATAATATAAAAAAATAG
- a CDS encoding DUF134 domain-containing protein: MARPVKDRRVENLPKYTYFVPAGRRKCEIEEIIIKVEEFEAMRLKDVEELNQEECAKRMLVSRQTFQNIIDSARKKIAIALIEGKAINISGGNYTRNICQFKCASCGYTYEIKYEEDRKICPSCASQQVTCNKRSSFCHGQCNKQTTDDK, encoded by the coding sequence ATGGCAAGACCAGTTAAGGATAGAAGGGTGGAAAATTTACCGAAATATACATACTTTGTACCTGCAGGTAGAAGGAAATGTGAAATTGAAGAAATAATTATAAAGGTTGAAGAGTTTGAAGCCATGAGGCTTAAAGATGTTGAAGAACTAAATCAGGAAGAATGTGCAAAGAGAATGCTAGTTTCAAGACAAACTTTTCAAAATATAATTGATAGCGCACGAAAAAAGATTGCTATAGCTTTAATAGAGGGAAAAGCAATAAATATAAGTGGTGGAAACTATACGAGGAATATATGTCAATTCAAATGTGCATCCTGCGGTTATACCTATGAAATAAAGTATGAGGAAGATAGAAAAATTTGTCCATCATGTGCTTCGCAGCAAGTTACTTGTAATAAAAGAAGCAGTTTTTGTCATGGACAATGTAATAAACAGACAACAGATGATAAATAG